A single window of Vitreimonas flagellata DNA harbors:
- a CDS encoding rod shape-determining protein: protein MLGNMFGLVAPDLAIDLGTANTLIHVKGRGIVLDEPSVVAYVNEGGRKVVYAVGSEAKTMLGKTHRNMEVIRPLRDGVIADFDVAEEMIKQFIRKVLPRPALISPQIVICVPTGATPVERRTILESAQASGARRVKLIEEPVAAALGAGLQIDDPSGCMVVDIGGGTTEIAVLSLGGLVWSRSLREAGDKMDEAIIQYLRRQENLMIGDSTAERIKKEIGTAKAPDHGQGMSMPIKGRDNLSGVPKEITVTEAMVADALAEPVTRIVDAVRQAFEQMPPELAADIYDHGLMLTGGGALLRNLDTVLQERISIRVSVADDPLRCVVKGCGIALETINSSEARRLLTEEV, encoded by the coding sequence ATGCTCGGCAATATGTTCGGTCTTGTTGCGCCAGATTTGGCGATCGATCTCGGGACCGCGAACACGCTGATCCACGTGAAGGGCCGCGGCATCGTTTTGGACGAGCCGTCGGTGGTGGCGTACGTCAACGAAGGCGGCCGTAAGGTCGTTTACGCGGTTGGCTCCGAAGCCAAAACCATGCTCGGCAAAACCCACCGGAACATGGAAGTCATTCGTCCGCTGCGCGACGGCGTTATCGCCGATTTCGACGTGGCCGAAGAAATGATCAAGCAATTCATCCGCAAGGTGCTGCCGCGTCCGGCGCTGATCTCGCCCCAGATCGTGATCTGCGTGCCGACGGGCGCGACGCCGGTTGAGCGCCGCACCATTCTGGAAAGCGCGCAGGCCTCAGGCGCGCGCCGCGTGAAGCTGATTGAAGAGCCTGTGGCGGCCGCGTTGGGCGCAGGCCTGCAGATCGACGATCCGTCGGGCTGCATGGTCGTCGATATCGGCGGCGGCACGACAGAAATCGCCGTGCTTTCGTTGGGCGGCCTCGTCTGGTCGCGCTCGCTGCGCGAAGCGGGCGACAAGATGGATGAAGCGATCATCCAATATCTGCGTCGCCAGGAAAATCTGATGATCGGCGACTCGACCGCCGAGCGCATCAAGAAGGAAATCGGTACCGCCAAGGCGCCGGATCACGGCCAAGGCATGTCGATGCCGATCAAGGGGCGCGACAACCTCTCGGGCGTGCCGAAGGAAATCACGGTCACTGAAGCGATGGTGGCCGATGCGCTTGCGGAACCCGTGACACGGATCGTCGATGCGGTGCGCCAAGCGTTCGAGCAAATGCCGCCGGAATTGGCTGCGGACATCTACGATCACGGCCTGATGCTGACCGGCGGCGGCGCGTTGCTCCGCAATCTCGACACGGTTTTGCAGGAACGTATCTCGATCCGCGTTTCGGTTGCGGACGATCCGCTGCGCTGTGTGGTCAAAGGCTGCGGAATCGCGCTGGAAACCATAAACTCGTCTGAAGCGCGCCGACTCCTCACCGAAGAAGTCTAA
- a CDS encoding rod shape-determining protein MreC, whose amino-acid sequence MARRRSSVRRAGGGRRIPAGVLLAIALGVGAVILVAVQRGITPGEGGAQQVVDDGAAAAGRVATGPARAGETFFDRVGGMWSANDRVEELERENRELLAWRELAERLAERNARYEALLRMPEDSFGQGADIENSIAAQLVLDSGGPFTRTLVANAGSDHGVRSGYIALNENGLIGRVVSVGQRSSRVLMLDDYNSRIPVMGEASRVRAVLAGQATRPPELVLYPYQLQAPRLEFIVGAQSLREGERIITSGDGGLYPRGISVGVARQQGDGSWRVALAAAQQPIDFVRLIPFVGVAAPEETPAPGDEGPPLNATSSVAVIGRETMAPAPAAPSTLPQPAAPRPVATQTPPAQRPATPAPQRTEPAPAPSPAQPAPEQPPQQTGPTE is encoded by the coding sequence GTGGCTAGACGCAGAAGCAGTGTGCGACGTGCGGGCGGCGGGCGGCGCATCCCCGCGGGCGTCTTGTTGGCGATTGCGCTCGGCGTGGGCGCGGTGATCCTGGTCGCCGTGCAGCGCGGCATTACGCCTGGCGAGGGCGGCGCGCAGCAAGTCGTGGACGATGGCGCAGCCGCCGCTGGTCGTGTGGCGACGGGCCCTGCGCGTGCGGGCGAGACTTTCTTCGATCGCGTCGGCGGCATGTGGAGCGCCAACGACCGCGTTGAAGAACTCGAACGCGAAAACCGTGAGCTGCTGGCCTGGCGCGAATTGGCGGAGCGATTGGCCGAACGCAATGCGCGCTACGAAGCCTTGCTGCGCATGCCCGAAGATTCCTTCGGCCAGGGCGCGGACATCGAAAATTCGATCGCCGCGCAATTGGTGCTCGATAGCGGTGGGCCGTTTACCCGGACACTTGTCGCGAACGCCGGCTCTGACCACGGCGTGCGTTCGGGCTACATCGCGCTGAACGAGAATGGCTTGATCGGCCGTGTGGTCTCGGTCGGCCAGCGCTCGTCGCGCGTGCTGATGCTTGATGATTACAATTCGCGCATTCCGGTGATGGGTGAAGCGTCGCGGGTGCGGGCCGTGCTCGCAGGCCAAGCGACGCGACCGCCGGAATTGGTGCTCTATCCCTACCAGCTGCAGGCGCCGCGACTTGAATTCATCGTCGGCGCGCAAAGTCTCCGCGAAGGTGAGCGGATTATCACGTCTGGCGATGGCGGTTTGTATCCACGCGGGATTTCCGTTGGCGTGGCGCGCCAGCAGGGGGATGGCTCGTGGCGTGTTGCGCTCGCCGCTGCACAACAGCCGATCGATTTCGTGCGTCTGATCCCGTTCGTTGGCGTGGCCGCACCTGAAGAGACACCCGCGCCCGGCGATGAAGGCCCGCCGCTCAATGCGACGTCATCTGTCGCCGTGATCGGCCGCGAGACGATGGCGCCCGCGCCTGCTGCGCCCAGCACGTTGCCTCAACCCGCCGCGCCGCGTCCGGTAGCCACGCAAACACCGCCGGCGCAACGCCCTGCAACGCCCGCGCCGCAACGCACCGAACCCGCGCCAGCGCCTTCGCCTGCGCAGCCGGCGCCTGAACAGCCGCCGCAACAAACGGGGCCGACGGAGTGA
- the mrdA gene encoding penicillin-binding protein 2 — MSKRGKTVGSTLPKRDVNVIFSRRAALLSFVGAGVLGAILFRMAQLQATNLISREYSAAADENRFDTRIIAPPRGVIYDRFGVVLAQTSKDYQVAILRSEVEDLEDVVGRVGQILGQSAEWARRAVIKVRGGQRYEPVPILEGLNWEQFNAINVRLPELRGVIANSVDVRAYPYDIVYGHPIGYVQKPTQRDIDRVLEDGSPEGERRATYLRNPHVRVGKAGLEATMEQTLHGEAGWRKVIVNARGVEMGEDVEERKEPVRGSGVVLTIDHELQRTAMQNFGEHSGAAIVMDIYTGDLLVMASAPGFDPNLFVNGIGQADFDGYNLNEKKPLFDKVVTGVYPPGSTFKMIVGIAAKQAGISDDWSVSCSGAYPYGGRTFHCWARGGHGRVNLHNAIKWSCDVYFYQAALQAGPERIAAVSRQFGLGQHFDVSVPNVRSGLIPDPTWWRENRNEGWTGGLTLNYGIGQGAMGVTPLQLAVMAARLGNNGLAVEPRLVREAPGVREPPQPPHMSGVEAEYLARVRDGMYGVCNEPGGTALRAGNLELVRHPETGAAVMKTPENSAWQPVQIAGKTGTAQVRALGNNRGRHYSTIEWRYRDHALFCCFGPWHEPRYACAVVVEHGGAGSAVAGPIAKEVMRATLLRDPSRRPSARLAQLEENLSRNA, encoded by the coding sequence ATGAGTAAGCGCGGCAAGACTGTCGGCTCGACGTTGCCGAAGCGCGACGTGAACGTGATTTTCTCGCGCCGCGCGGCGTTACTCTCGTTCGTGGGCGCGGGCGTGCTCGGCGCGATCCTTTTCCGCATGGCGCAGCTGCAGGCGACGAACCTGATCAGCCGGGAATATTCCGCCGCCGCTGATGAAAATCGCTTCGACACGCGCATTATCGCGCCGCCGCGAGGCGTGATCTACGATCGCTTCGGCGTCGTGTTGGCGCAGACCAGCAAGGATTACCAAGTCGCGATCCTACGCTCCGAGGTGGAAGATCTCGAAGACGTGGTTGGCCGTGTTGGCCAGATCCTCGGCCAAAGCGCCGAATGGGCGCGACGCGCGGTGATCAAGGTGCGTGGCGGCCAGCGTTATGAGCCGGTGCCGATCCTCGAAGGGCTCAATTGGGAACAGTTCAACGCGATCAATGTTCGCCTGCCGGAATTGCGCGGCGTGATCGCGAACTCTGTTGATGTGCGCGCCTATCCGTACGACATCGTTTATGGCCACCCGATCGGTTACGTGCAGAAGCCGACGCAGCGGGACATTGATCGTGTCTTGGAAGACGGCTCGCCCGAAGGCGAGCGCCGCGCCACCTATCTGCGCAATCCGCACGTGCGCGTCGGCAAAGCTGGGCTCGAGGCGACGATGGAGCAGACGCTTCACGGCGAAGCGGGCTGGCGCAAGGTGATCGTCAACGCGCGCGGCGTTGAGATGGGCGAGGACGTCGAGGAGCGCAAGGAACCGGTGCGCGGCTCTGGCGTGGTGCTCACGATCGATCACGAGCTGCAGCGCACGGCGATGCAGAATTTCGGCGAACATTCCGGCGCCGCGATCGTGATGGATATTTATACCGGCGATCTGTTGGTGATGGCGTCCGCGCCTGGCTTCGATCCGAACCTATTCGTGAACGGCATCGGCCAAGCCGATTTCGACGGCTACAATCTCAATGAGAAGAAGCCACTCTTTGATAAGGTTGTGACCGGGGTTTATCCGCCGGGCTCGACCTTCAAGATGATCGTCGGCATTGCAGCCAAGCAAGCAGGCATCTCAGACGATTGGTCGGTAAGCTGTTCGGGCGCCTATCCCTATGGCGGTCGCACCTTCCATTGCTGGGCGCGCGGCGGGCATGGACGCGTGAATCTGCACAACGCGATCAAGTGGTCGTGCGACGTATACTTCTATCAGGCCGCTTTGCAGGCAGGGCCAGAGCGCATCGCCGCCGTTTCGCGCCAGTTCGGCTTGGGCCAACACTTTGATGTGAGCGTGCCGAATGTTCGTAGCGGCCTCATCCCGGATCCGACGTGGTGGCGCGAAAACCGCAACGAAGGCTGGACCGGCGGTCTGACGCTCAATTACGGCATTGGCCAAGGCGCGATGGGCGTGACGCCGTTGCAGCTCGCGGTGATGGCGGCGCGCTTGGGCAATAACGGATTGGCCGTTGAGCCGCGCCTGGTGCGCGAAGCGCCAGGCGTGCGCGAGCCGCCGCAACCGCCGCATATGAGCGGCGTTGAGGCGGAATACCTCGCGCGGGTGCGCGACGGCATGTACGGCGTTTGTAACGAGCCGGGCGGCACGGCCTTGCGCGCCGGCAATCTTGAATTGGTGCGCCATCCGGAAACGGGCGCGGCGGTGATGAAGACGCCGGAGAACAGCGCATGGCAGCCGGTGCAGATTGCAGGCAAGACTGGCACCGCGCAGGTGCGCGCGCTCGGCAACAATCGCGGACGCCATTATTCGACGATCGAATGGAGGTATCGCGATCACGCGCTCTTCTGTTGCTTTGGGCCTTGGCATGAGCCGCGTTACGCGTGCGCGGTCGTGGTCGAGCACGGCGGGGCAGGCTCGGCCGTGGCCGGCCCGATCGCGAAGGAGGTGATGAGGGCGACGCTGCTGCGCGATCCTTCGCGCAGGCCCTCGGCGCGCTTGGCGCAGCTCGAAGAAAACCTGTCGAGGAACGCATGA
- the rodA gene encoding rod shape-determining protein RodA: MTTANVLSGGGPNTIFDRFAKLNWGIITILCALAFIGVLMHFSVSSGAWTDMPLSHGIRFAVMMTAVIVAAAILDTRFFLAIAYPLYAGALLLLIGVELFGATRMGAQRWLDIGPLSLQPSELMKIGIVLALARYYHQLDARRTGTVLWVIPPFLMIAAPVALVMHQPDLGTALMILFAGVCIMFLGGLLWRIIAAGAIVAVGGAIFAYTSILHEYQRERVNVFLGITDDPLGAGYHVLQSKIAIGSAGLFGRGYLQGTQSQLDFLPEKHTDFIFTMIVEEFGLVGGMLVLGLFAALLGLTMQVAMRARSLFGKLAAGGVAATLACYVFINTAMVIGLVPVVGIPLPLLSFGGTAMMTLLAGFAIVLSVDLHRDQHGARGWLW, encoded by the coding sequence ATGACGACCGCGAATGTGTTGTCCGGCGGCGGGCCGAACACGATCTTCGATCGTTTCGCCAAGCTGAATTGGGGGATCATCACGATCCTTTGCGCGCTCGCCTTCATCGGCGTGTTGATGCACTTCTCAGTGTCGTCTGGCGCATGGACGGATATGCCGCTGTCGCACGGTATTCGCTTCGCCGTGATGATGACAGCGGTGATTGTCGCCGCCGCCATTCTCGACACGCGGTTCTTTCTGGCGATTGCCTATCCGCTTTATGCTGGCGCGTTGCTGTTGCTGATCGGCGTGGAATTGTTCGGCGCCACGCGCATGGGTGCGCAGCGTTGGCTCGATATCGGGCCGCTATCACTGCAGCCGTCGGAGCTGATGAAGATCGGCATCGTGCTGGCTTTGGCGCGCTATTATCACCAGCTCGATGCGCGCCGCACGGGCACCGTGCTTTGGGTGATCCCGCCATTCTTGATGATCGCCGCGCCCGTCGCGCTCGTGATGCACCAGCCGGATTTGGGCACGGCGCTGATGATCCTGTTCGCTGGCGTGTGCATCATGTTCCTCGGCGGCTTGCTTTGGCGGATTATTGCGGCCGGCGCCATCGTGGCGGTGGGCGGCGCTATTTTCGCCTACACCTCGATCTTGCACGAGTATCAGCGCGAGCGCGTGAACGTGTTCTTGGGTATCACGGACGACCCGCTCGGCGCCGGCTATCACGTACTGCAATCGAAAATCGCGATTGGCTCAGCTGGCCTGTTCGGACGCGGTTATCTGCAAGGCACGCAGAGCCAATTGGACTTCCTGCCGGAAAAGCACACCGACTTCATCTTCACGATGATCGTGGAAGAGTTTGGCTTAGTGGGTGGCATGCTGGTGCTCGGGCTTTTTGCTGCGTTGCTGGGGCTCACGATGCAAGTCGCCATGCGAGCGCGCTCGCTGTTCGGGAAGCTGGCCGCCGGCGGCGTGGCGGCGACATTGGCGTGCTACGTCTTTATCAACACGGCGATGGTGATCGGCTTGGTGCCGGTCGTGGGCATTCCGCTGCCGCTGCTCTCGTTCGGCGGCACGGCGATGATGACGCTGCTGGCGGGCTTCGCGATTGTGCTCAGCGTCGACCTCCACCGCGATCAGCACGGCGCGCGTGGCTGGCTCTGGTGA
- the pip gene encoding prolyl aminopeptidase, which translates to MYGQTPPPRRDLYPPLEAAKSEMLKVSDIHTIYVEESGNPKGLPAIALHGGPGGGLSPEMRRFFDPKRYRIVMMDQRGCGRSMPHAELRENTTWDLVADMERVRERYGIDKWLVFGGSWGSTLALAYAAQHPERVAGLVLRGIFLLRKSEIDWFYQQGASNIFPDAFDRYVSVIPEVERGDLLQAFHKRLTSPDWETRVKAARAWSRWEGETISFAGPSALPSRFNEDRFVEAFARIENHYFVNDGFFERDGWLLEQAATRLRHIPCRIAHGRYDMCTPVSNAWDLKKAWPEAELEIIADAGHSSLEPGIVDSLIRATDWMIDKGSWQ; encoded by the coding sequence ATGTACGGCCAAACGCCCCCGCCGCGGCGCGACCTCTATCCGCCGCTCGAAGCCGCCAAGAGCGAAATGCTCAAGGTCTCGGACATTCACACGATTTACGTAGAAGAGAGCGGCAATCCGAAGGGCTTGCCCGCGATCGCACTGCATGGCGGTCCCGGCGGCGGGCTTTCGCCGGAAATGCGCCGCTTCTTCGACCCCAAGCGCTATCGCATCGTGATGATGGATCAGCGCGGCTGCGGCCGCTCTATGCCGCACGCGGAGCTGCGCGAAAACACGACGTGGGACCTGGTCGCAGACATGGAACGCGTGCGCGAACGCTACGGCATCGACAAATGGCTCGTCTTCGGCGGCTCGTGGGGCTCAACGCTAGCGCTCGCGTATGCGGCCCAGCACCCTGAACGCGTCGCTGGCCTCGTGCTGCGCGGCATCTTTCTGCTGCGCAAAAGCGAGATTGATTGGTTCTACCAGCAAGGCGCCAGCAACATCTTCCCGGACGCGTTCGATCGCTATGTCAGCGTCATTCCAGAAGTCGAGCGCGGCGACCTGCTGCAGGCCTTCCACAAACGCCTCACCTCGCCTGATTGGGAAACGCGTGTCAAAGCCGCGCGCGCCTGGTCGCGCTGGGAGGGCGAGACGATCTCGTTCGCAGGTCCAAGCGCGCTGCCCTCGCGCTTCAACGAAGATCGCTTCGTCGAAGCCTTCGCGCGCATCGAAAACCATTATTTCGTCAATGACGGCTTCTTCGAACGTGATGGCTGGCTGCTTGAGCAGGCGGCGACACGCTTGCGCCACATCCCTTGCCGCATCGCCCACGGCCGCTACGATATGTGCACGCCGGTGAGCAATGCGTGGGATTTGAAGAAGGCCTGGCCCGAAGCCGAACTCGAGATCATCGCCGACGCCGGCCACTCCTCGCTTGAGCCCGGCATCGTGGATTCGCTCATTCGCGCAACGGATTGGATGATTGATAAGGGCAGTTGGCAGTAG
- a CDS encoding MFS transporter produces the protein MSAETASIFSSRAARVTLVMSCLFATTGVTLVFLPRWLEVERGLSGAEIGAVLSLAQLARIFTGPAIAFWADGVADRRTPFRLMAIAAIAAYAAFFLLADGFWQLLALGFLALSLVQALVPLIEAATLRATASGKMNYGVARGIGSVAFIFANVAGGFVVAQFGVGAIVIWVLAGLAAVVVSSWTALLPDPSSHQIVASSDRFKALIELLRTRRFLILIFACGLIQSGHAFYYGFSVIVWRGQGVSAETIGFLWAIGVAVEVAFLWTLGFFERRFSPETMIIAGAGGGVLRWIAMGFAPTGWALWPLQALHALSFAAAHVGVMRLLHRDTPEAQAAMAQTLYAALSGGILIGASTLLSGVLYDAVGARGYWAMALIVLAGGALALLLLNPAPRVKNATQG, from the coding sequence GTGAGCGCCGAGACCGCCTCCATTTTCAGCTCCCGCGCCGCGCGGGTGACATTGGTGATGTCGTGCCTGTTTGCCACCACGGGCGTGACTTTGGTGTTCCTGCCGCGCTGGCTGGAAGTGGAGCGTGGGCTTTCGGGCGCTGAGATCGGCGCTGTGCTGTCGCTGGCGCAGCTGGCGCGGATTTTCACAGGGCCCGCGATTGCGTTCTGGGCGGATGGTGTCGCCGACCGCCGCACGCCATTTCGGCTGATGGCGATTGCCGCGATCGCGGCCTACGCGGCGTTCTTTCTGTTGGCGGACGGCTTCTGGCAATTGCTGGCGCTGGGTTTTCTGGCGCTCTCGCTCGTGCAGGCTTTGGTGCCGCTGATTGAAGCGGCGACGCTGCGCGCGACGGCGAGCGGCAAGATGAATTATGGCGTGGCGCGGGGCATTGGTTCGGTCGCATTCATCTTTGCGAACGTCGCCGGTGGTTTTGTCGTCGCACAGTTTGGCGTTGGCGCGATTGTCATATGGGTGCTCGCGGGCCTCGCGGCCGTGGTCGTGTCATCCTGGACCGCACTGCTACCCGACCCATCGTCGCATCAGATCGTCGCCTCGTCCGATCGCTTCAAGGCGTTGATTGAGCTGCTGCGGACGCGGCGCTTCTTGATCCTCATCTTCGCCTGCGGTCTCATTCAGAGCGGCCACGCTTTCTATTACGGCTTCTCCGTGATCGTTTGGCGCGGGCAGGGCGTGTCAGCGGAAACGATCGGCTTCTTGTGGGCAATTGGCGTCGCGGTCGAAGTCGCGTTTCTCTGGACGCTTGGCTTCTTCGAGCGACGCTTCTCGCCCGAGACGATGATCATCGCCGGTGCGGGCGGGGGCGTGTTGCGCTGGATCGCCATGGGCTTTGCGCCGACCGGTTGGGCGCTGTGGCCGTTGCAAGCGTTGCATGCGCTGAGCTTTGCCGCGGCACATGTGGGCGTCATGCGCTTGCTCCATCGCGACACGCCCGAGGCGCAGGCGGCGATGGCGCAGACGCTCTACGCGGCGCTCTCCGGCGGCATCCTGATCGGCGCCTCGACGCTGCTTTCGGGCGTCCTCTACGATGCGGTAGGCGCGCGGGGCTATTGGGCGATGGCGCTCATCGTACTGGCCGGCGGAGCGCTGGCGCTCCTTCTCCTCAACCCCGCGCCGCGCGTCAAAAACGCCACACAAGGCTAG
- a CDS encoding ABC transporter permease, with product MAAAATFDFREDDRAPVLALSGDWTVDTIASAEADLRALTERLKSGAVVDVSALGRFDVAGAYLIDRTFRESAAGDTARIAIRGQHVNAQRLLATARKSYGGELTAPEHPEGLKGFLEIVGRGMAAIGEEIIETVSFFGETLVVLGRQIVEPRRIRWTSLVHVMEVAGLNALPIVVMLSFFIGLVVAYLGARILGDFGASVFTVELVAFSMMREFGVVITAIILAGRTNSAFTAEIGAMKMRQEIDAMRVMALDPMDALVAPRVIAMLIMTPILTFAATMAGIFGGLLVCWSALGVSPAMFFARISEVVPSQHFWVGMVKSPVFAIVLAVIACKQGLSVGGDVGSLGKRVTTSVVQAIFMVILLDALFALFFLEMDW from the coding sequence ATGGCCGCAGCGGCCACTTTTGATTTCCGCGAGGATGACCGCGCGCCTGTGCTGGCGCTGAGCGGCGATTGGACGGTGGACACCATCGCCAGCGCGGAAGCGGACCTGCGCGCGCTTACTGAAAGATTAAAATCTGGCGCGGTGGTTGATGTGAGCGCGCTTGGCCGCTTCGACGTCGCTGGCGCCTATCTGATCGATCGCACCTTCCGCGAGAGCGCCGCTGGCGACACCGCACGTATCGCCATTCGCGGCCAACACGTAAACGCGCAGAGACTTTTGGCGACGGCGCGTAAATCTTACGGCGGCGAACTCACCGCACCCGAGCATCCCGAAGGGCTCAAGGGCTTTCTCGAAATCGTCGGTCGGGGCATGGCCGCGATTGGCGAGGAGATCATAGAGACGGTGAGCTTCTTCGGCGAAACGCTCGTGGTGCTCGGTCGCCAGATCGTTGAACCGCGCCGCATTCGCTGGACATCCCTGGTGCACGTCATGGAGGTCGCCGGCCTCAACGCGTTGCCGATCGTGGTGATGCTGTCGTTCTTTATCGGCCTGGTCGTCGCCTATTTGGGCGCGCGCATTCTTGGCGATTTCGGCGCCTCGGTGTTCACTGTTGAGTTGGTCGCGTTCTCGATGATGCGCGAATTCGGCGTCGTCATCACCGCGATCATTCTGGCGGGCCGCACCAATAGCGCGTTTACCGCTGAGATTGGCGCGATGAAGATGCGCCAGGAGATCGACGCGATGCGCGTCATGGCGCTCGATCCCATGGATGCGCTGGTCGCGCCGCGGGTGATCGCCATGCTGATCATGACGCCGATCTTGACGTTCGCGGCGACGATGGCGGGCATTTTTGGCGGCTTGCTTGTGTGCTGGTCCGCGCTCGGCGTGAGCCCGGCGATGTTTTTTGCGCGCATTTCCGAAGTGGTGCCGTCGCAGCACTTCTGGGTCGGCATGGTGAAATCGCCTGTGTTTGCGATCGTGTTGGCGGTGATCGCCTGCAAGCAGGGGCTCTCCGTCGGCGGCGACGTTGGTTCGCTTGGCAAGCGCGTGACGACGTCTGTAGTGCAGGCGATTTTCATGGTCATCCTGCTCGATGCGTTGTTCGCGCTCTTTTTCCTGGAGATGGATTGGTGA
- a CDS encoding ATP-binding cassette domain-containing protein, with protein sequence MVSEDIAIRVRGLVTRFGRQTVHNGLDLDVRRGEILGVVGPSGCGKSVLLREITGLDRPTEGEISFPYHEAQGIEPRLGVMFQDGALFSNLTVLENVAAPLREHAHKISSKLRNEIAALKLSMAGLDSSAHHKKPAQISGGMRKRAAVARALALDPELLFLDEPTAGLDPISAENFDRMTQDLARSLGLTVFLVTHDLDTLYAICDRVAVLYGGKVAAIGTIPEITANAQGWVKEYFSGPRGRAAHAGVSAGG encoded by the coding sequence TTGGTGAGCGAGGACATCGCCATCCGCGTACGGGGACTCGTCACCCGCTTCGGGCGCCAGACCGTGCACAACGGGCTGGACCTCGACGTGCGCCGTGGCGAAATTCTCGGCGTCGTTGGCCCGTCCGGTTGCGGCAAGTCGGTGCTGCTGCGTGAGATCACGGGGCTTGATCGACCGACAGAGGGCGAGATCAGCTTTCCCTATCACGAAGCGCAAGGCATCGAGCCGCGCTTGGGCGTGATGTTCCAGGACGGCGCGTTGTTTTCAAATCTGACAGTGCTGGAGAACGTGGCCGCACCCTTGCGCGAGCACGCGCACAAGATTTCGTCGAAGCTGCGCAACGAAATCGCGGCGCTGAAGCTCTCGATGGCTGGGCTCGATTCCAGCGCGCATCACAAAAAACCGGCGCAAATCTCCGGCGGCATGCGCAAGCGTGCGGCTGTGGCGCGGGCGCTGGCGCTCGATCCGGAATTGCTGTTCTTGGATGAGCCGACGGCGGGGCTCGATCCGATCTCCGCTGAAAACTTCGATCGCATGACGCAAGACCTCGCGCGCTCCCTCGGGCTCACCGTGTTCTTGGTCACGCACGATCTCGATACGCTCTACGCGATCTGCGATCGGGTGGCGGTGCTTTACGGCGGCAAAGTCGCCGCGATCGGCACGATCCCGGAAATCACAGCGAACGCCCAAGGTTGGGTGAAGGAATATTTCTCTGGACCGCGTGGACGGGCGGCGCATGCCGGCGTCAGTGCGGGAGGGTAG
- a CDS encoding MlaD family protein, translating into METKANYILIGAATIVGALLIMFFAMWISSSEFRRGYNEFDVVFDDPVRGLTEGGEVRFNGIKVGEVDSLRIDPDNTNRVIARVRVSTDVPVKTDTSAQLEPIGLTGVTLIQLSAGSADAELLRPQGFGAPPPRIQGRGSQIDILVARSEDIALRASEAMAAVRDLLTDENIARVTRIVRNLETVSEQLADRNSVVTQSGEAAREIAALSRQLRSDMAELDQVMTSVNEAAQTASGETLPELTNAAEEIRRAAAGISRVANNLEENPSVLTPQSPRPSVELRP; encoded by the coding sequence ATGGAAACGAAGGCCAATTACATCCTGATCGGGGCCGCGACCATTGTTGGCGCATTGCTGATCATGTTCTTCGCGATGTGGATCTCATCGAGCGAGTTTAGGCGCGGCTACAACGAGTTCGACGTCGTGTTCGATGATCCGGTGCGCGGCCTCACCGAAGGCGGCGAAGTGCGCTTCAACGGCATCAAGGTCGGCGAAGTGGATTCGCTGCGCATCGACCCGGATAACACGAACCGCGTGATCGCGCGCGTGCGTGTCTCCACCGACGTGCCAGTGAAGACGGATACCTCCGCTCAACTTGAGCCGATTGGTTTGACGGGCGTGACTTTGATCCAACTCTCGGCCGGTAGCGCGGATGCGGAATTGCTACGCCCACAAGGTTTCGGCGCGCCGCCGCCGCGCATCCAGGGGCGCGGCAGCCAGATTGATATTCTGGTCGCGCGATCGGAGGACATTGCGCTCCGCGCCAGCGAAGCGATGGCGGCCGTGCGCGATCTGCTGACGGATGAGAACATCGCGCGCGTGACACGCATTGTGCGGAATCTCGAAACCGTGTCCGAGCAATTGGCCGATCGCAATTCGGTCGTGACGCAATCTGGCGAAGCCGCGCGTGAAATCGCGGCGCTGTCGCGCCAATTGCGCAGCGATATGGCCGAGCTTGATCAGGTCATGACGTCGGTGAATGAAGCGGCGCAGACCGCGTCGGGCGAGACATTGCCGGAACTCACCAATGCGGCTGAAGAAATTCGCCGCGCCGCGGCCGGCATCTCGCGCGTCGCCAACAATCTTGAAGAGAACCCTTCAGTCCTTACGCCGCAATCGCCGCGGCCAAGCGTGGAGCTGCGTCCATGA